A single window of Uloborus diversus isolate 005 chromosome 5, Udiv.v.3.1, whole genome shotgun sequence DNA harbors:
- the LOC129223222 gene encoding uncharacterized PE-PGRS family protein PE_PGRS54-like, with protein sequence MIPGSERHRAAVVLAVTQLVNPPVGEGEDAGGNWVPGGASGYSAGSPLVGEDEGPSGGRVPRGAGGYSAGSPPFVEGEAGDYSAGSPPFAAGEGPGSRGVPSGAGGYSAGTHPFVEGERPGTRGVSSGAGGYSADYPAGEGAGGRSGGAGRNSLGAERALAVEALVLVPD encoded by the exons ATGattccag gTTCCGAGAGGCACAGGgcggcggtggtgctggcggTTACTCAGCTCGTTAACCCTCCTGTTGGTGAAGGTGAAGACGCTGGTGGAAACTGGGTCCCTGGAGGAGCTAGCGGTTACTCTGCTGGTTCCCCTCTTGTTGGTGAAGACGAAGGACCTAGCGGTGGCAGGGTCCCTAGAGGAGCTGGTGGTTACTCTGCTGGTTCCCCTCCTTTTGTTGAAGGCGAAG CTGGTGATTACTCTGCTGGTTCCCCTCCTTTTGCTGCTGGCGAAGGCCCTGGCAGTCGCGGGGTCCCTTCCGGAGCTGGCGGTTACTCTGCTGGTACCCATCCTTTTGTTGAAGGCGAACGTCCTGGCACTCGCGGGGTTTCTTCAGGAGCTGGTGGTTACTCTGCTGATTACCCTGCTGGTGAAG GAGCAGGTGGTCGGTCTGGAGGCGCTGGTAGAAACTCGCTCGGTGCTGAACGTGCATTGGCAGTGGAGGCGCTTGTATTAGTGCCGGATTGA